In Desulfosalsimonas propionicica, the following are encoded in one genomic region:
- the waaF gene encoding lipopolysaccharide heptosyltransferase II, whose protein sequence is MKILVCGPAWVGDMVMAQSLFMTLKNLHDNCETHVLAPSWSMPILSRMAEVDQGIVLPAGHGQLKLKKRFEIGRQLAANGYARAIVVPRSIKPALVPFFARIPVRTGYGGQGRFFLINDVRKLDKTRLTMTVQRQVALGHPADAPLPPEAIPRPHLQTDAVNQKRLCRKLGLKLDRPVISFFPGAEYGPSKQWPIQYFRELALRVTKSGYQVWIFGSPQDRACASAIAQGSPLHVHGLAGQTSLNDAIDLIALSHVAVTNDSGLMHIAAALGVHVEAIYGATTPTYTPPLTNKKTIHYTGIDCSPCWARKCPLGHFKCMKEILPQDLEASIQKAAAQNPDLKGRG, encoded by the coding sequence ATGAAAATACTGGTGTGCGGGCCTGCCTGGGTGGGTGACATGGTCATGGCCCAGAGCCTGTTTATGACATTGAAAAACCTGCATGACAACTGCGAAACCCACGTGCTGGCCCCGTCGTGGTCCATGCCGATTTTATCGCGCATGGCCGAGGTGGATCAGGGGATTGTCCTGCCCGCGGGCCACGGGCAGCTGAAACTCAAAAAGCGCTTTGAGATCGGCCGGCAACTGGCGGCCAACGGTTATGCCAGAGCCATTGTGGTGCCGCGCTCCATCAAACCGGCGCTGGTGCCCTTTTTTGCCCGCATCCCCGTACGCACGGGCTACGGCGGTCAGGGACGCTTTTTTTTGATAAACGACGTACGCAAGCTCGACAAGACACGGCTGACCATGACCGTCCAGCGCCAGGTGGCCCTGGGACATCCGGCTGATGCCCCTCTGCCCCCGGAAGCCATCCCCCGGCCGCATCTTCAGACCGATGCCGTGAATCAGAAACGCTTGTGCCGGAAACTGGGGCTGAAACTGGACCGGCCGGTGATCTCCTTTTTTCCGGGCGCCGAATACGGCCCGTCCAAGCAATGGCCCATCCAATATTTCCGGGAACTGGCACTGCGGGTCACAAAATCCGGCTACCAGGTCTGGATCTTCGGCAGCCCCCAGGACCGGGCCTGCGCTTCGGCCATTGCCCAAGGCAGCCCCTTGCACGTGCACGGCCTGGCCGGGCAAACCTCGCTAAACGATGCCATTGACTTAATTGCGCTGTCGCATGTGGCCGTGACCAACGACTCCGGGCTCATGCACATTGCAGCCGCCCTGGGTGTTCACGTGGAAGCCATATACGGCGCCACCACGCCAACATACACCCCGCCGCTCACGAACAAAAAGACCATTCATTACACCGGCATTGATTGCTCTCCCTGCTGGGCCCGAAAATGCCCCCTGGGCCATTTCAAATGCATGAAGGAAATTTTGCCGCAAGACCTGGAAGCCTCCATTCAAAAGGCGGCCGCACAAAATCCCGATCTCAAAGGCCGCGGGTAG